The window GAATTAAATGTGGCATAAGAAACTTAAGTTATGTGAAAAAGTGGCACTGCAAGTGAGGAAAGGGCTGGCCTGGGAGTAGAAGTGTGCACACACAGGCTGAGACTAAGAGTTAAACTGGgcattatttctaaaaaataccTATCCCTCATCAATCTCTGACTAGCTTAACTCCAGACTCACCCATGTCCATGACAGTTCTACGGCCAGTGTAGTGTTCCACTATTGCCGCAGCATCCAAGACGGTTCAATGCTGAACAGAGAGAGATGTGGGTGGAGGGCTTTATGCTCTGAAAAGCAGCAGCCCTATGGAAGGATGAGATGGCAAAACTGAGGTGCAGATTCCTCTCCTAGGATTTCTTTTCTTACGAGTCATGTCTCTCGGTGTCTCCCTGCCTCAAACTAGAACAAAAAAGCAAAGTTCTCCTACAGGCTCTGACAGCATGAGGTTTGACTTATCTATGCTTCTGCACACTTGCACTGTCAGCACGCAGCTCTTGGagatgcaaaattatttaaaagctttttcccAGTGTCTGGTGTCGGGTTTTGCAGAAATATATTACCAAGTATCTCATGAGAACCTGTAGAAGTGAACTGAAATGTTAACTTAGTTGTTCTGGTGTGAATTCCACATCTGGAACCTGAGCTCTGGTCAAAACGCCTCCTCAGCAGAGCAGATACACTGGATATTAAAGACATGTGAGAGGACAAATCTTGCTTTACATGGCAGAACTAAGCAGTAGAGCCTTTTTAGAGCAATTTCCCCAACTTCTGTCATCTCAGTCTTTGGTGCTGACCTGAAGAAACAAATACTAGTAAGCAGCAGGTCCCTAGCTCTGTCTGGAACTATGCTGGGGCTGCTGGTTCAGAGAAACTCTTGTTCACAAGCCCAAGGTAAATGGCCATCTGTGAAGGCAAAAACATTCTCTTgttctccccctccttccctgtGAGCAGCTGAATTCTCCCCTGAGAACAGTTCCCTGCAGAAAGAGGATCACAAGGGCCTAGGAGAGGGCTGAAATGTAGGATGTCTGCTCTTGCCATCCGAAAGAACCACAGCCATTTCATTACTTTATCCTGTGTTCTGCTCGGTCTAAAATATCTCAGATGGTGGttctataaaaataatattatctcTGGCAGACAGTTACACATTATCCAGTTACTAGAGGCATACTGATGTCAAATCTGGACTGATTAATAAATGAGTGTAGTGATGTCAAACACTGAAGataatacaaaagaaattaaaatgggTGGCATGTGAACTTCTACGGCCCAGCTTTCATTCCAGGGTTTCTCTGTGCTGCCAAACCATATTTTTTATTGCCATGAGTGCAAAATTCAGTTCTCCTCATAATCTAAAACTACATTTTGAATCTGATGTTACCAGTTTGATGTTTGTGTACTCAGATAGTTAGCATTGATAAGTTTTTCCCTCACCCCCTGCccgttttttttttcttttgctacttacatttcagaaagcaaagcaatgcTTAGATGTGATGGAACAAAAACCATTTTCTGGTTGGTCAGTATTCCTTCCATCAGGGCCTCTACAACTTCTTCAACCTCCAAAATCTTCCCAAGCCTACACAGGAAAGCACACATGTAAGAGCGACGGTGGTAAAAGGGGCTGGAACCAGCTGATGCTGATGCTTCACATACGCACAAACTCGAGTAATTCAAATGCAACCGTCATGTGGGTGAAATGATGCTGCAGATTTTCTTTAGCCAGTGGTACAGGCTGGTTTTCTATGGTCAGCAGGAATGCAAGGTCTAAAGCTGGGGCTAATACGTAGTGCCTTGATGCAAAGAAGGAAGGACAGGAAGGCAGAGTTTTGACAGTTACCTTGTACTGGGGTTTTTGACAAATCCAGTGTTTATGAAAACCGGACAAAGGCACGTAGTTTTTATTCCATCCTTTCCCAGGGTAGAGAGCTCCTCTGTCAGAGCTTTATGAAATCCAACCGCAGCAAACTTGCTTGAACTGCATGAAGGGAAAAAGCACAAATGAGAAGGCAGGAACACTGTTTCTAGCTTTCTACAACTGGACATGGCCTAAAAGATCACTCGGTACTGACCAGGAGGAAATAAACCCCAGAAATGTAATCGAGCTGAGAGACAGGGCAGAAACTAATTCTAACTGTCCTGATTCAGTCACAGCTAATGCACAAATAAATTAGTGGGCACCTCCAGGCACCCCTAAGCACTGGCTGTTGTGCTTTTTCCTCCTTAGCACGGTCCTTTGGACGTACCATAGTCAGTGGGAGGACTACTTGGTTTACCTTGTGCTTGATGATGGGGAAGAcgcagttaaaaataaaagaaatgaggagagctgattttaaaatcacttaCCAATAAGCCACCATGAAAGAAGTCACAAAATGACCTGCTGCTGAAGCCACCGTGACAATGTGACCGTAGTTGTTGTTCATCATGGCTGGCAGAAAAGCTCTTGTGGTCTGGCAAGTCATTGAAACCACGAGGCAGAAAGGGATGGTGGGGAAGGCAAGGGGGAAAAGAACAATGTTTTCTTAGGCATATTCATTACTGACCCCGCCTGTCATTAACTAATGCGATCTCTAAGTGCTTTGTGCTGCACAGCCCTTCAGATTCTGAGAGGCACGGGGATACCCCTTCAGTCTAGCTGGGTGTCCCTGTGCTATATGAATCCCAAAGATGCTTCAGTAATTGGCTGGTGGCTGAGAAGAAGTGCTGGTCTAAACATGCCTCCTCAGCAATGCTCCCAATCAAACGGAGGTATGAAGACAGTCGTGGCCCTTACCCAGATGTGAGCAAGAATGTTGACTTCAAACATTCTCTCAACCTGGTGGTCCTGAGTCGAGAGCAGGTCAGCAGCTGTGATCACACCAGCGTTGTTGACCAGGATGGAGACGTCCCCGATTTCCTTTTTCACCTTGGGgacagaaaaaacccagaaaggtGCGTGTCACTCGCTGTCAGAACAATGCAAGAATGTGGAAGATGAGCAACaatgaatttcatttttaacGTGGTTTCTTTTAGCCAGAGGAGGGCCGTGCTACGTTTCCAGACGAGGCAGGAACTGTGCAGCAGGACCATGAAATCCGGTTTAGACTTGATGCTTCTCCCGTTATCTCTGGCAGTGTTCATAGTCTTGCTCACATTGCCCACGGACACAGTACACTCTGTGTAGTCACAGCTGGGACTATGGACATACAGACTGTTTTGAGCCAGCTGGAGCGTATCCTTTACAAGAAAATGTTTCACATGTCCTCAGCACTGCCTGGGTCCTGTTCAGGGAACTTCCAGAAACAGAAGTTCCTGCGGGGGCTGGAAATCTAAAGAGCAAACTTGTCAGTGAAGCCTGATACGCTGCAGCCTCACAGAAGGGGATGAGACTGGCTGCGATCTCAGAAGTGCTACTTCCCTCCCCATACAGAAAGCAGCAAGAAGTGGGGAGATTCCAAGGCCTTGCACATTTTGCACACAACAGCTCTCCTCTGCGTTCCCCGACTTTTCTGAAACAGAGCGGGTTTGCGTAAGCTTTTGGACGTGCCCCTGCTCCCCTACCTTCTCTGCAGCGCTGTAGATTTCCTCCCTTTTGCTGCAGTCCACCACGAAGGCTTGAACAGTGGCTCCCAGCCTTTCGCATTCCGCCGCTGTGTCCTCAACGCCGTGCTGtaagaggcagaaaagaaagatgcGCTGCTTCTGACCTTCTATTGTCATCAGAATTGTTCTTAATACCTTTGGGATCCATGGCCTCCCTCGGCAAGGTATTACAGTGCTGCTCATCTCCACCCTTACCATGTGTTTCCCCGCACCAAAACTCACTCACTCACTCGTTCTTaagtttttccttcttcatctgcGGCAGTGCACATGGACAACGCTCCCCTCAGCAGCGGCCCTTTACACATTGGGAGACTAGTGCCATGTACCACCCTTCCATTCGTCTGAAATGAAGAGTCTGCGCTAGTGTGGCCATTCAGCCAGGCACTAGCTACCCGGGTGACCATGCCAGAGGGCTCTATCTGAGCTAGAGACAGGGAGCAGAAGGTGAACCTGCTCCGTCGGCCACGAGCCGAGGGGAGCGGAGGTGGCAGGAGGTGCTGTGGGGCCGTCTGTGCGCAGCCCTCCTGACGCTGTTAGGAACCCCGTGGCCTTGGAGCCGAGTGGGGCGGAATTGCCCCGTTACCTTGTTGATGTCCCACAGCACCAGCCTGCTGTGCCGCTTGGCGAACTCGAAGGCTGTCGCTCTGCCCACGCCATGGCCGGCGCCTGTGATGAGAACCAGCTCCCCGCTGACAGACTTTCTCTTCACGGGGACAAAGAGCTTCACAAAAGCCTCCAGGTAGGAGTAGATGAGCGTGGCCAGAACCAGAAGAACGTCCAGCAGCGGATTCATGGCTCTCCCCGGGGCCTTTTGCCTGCGGCACGGAGCCGGGAGCGCTGACGGCGGCGGGCGCTCGGCGGGGCGGCCGCTGTGGGCGGTcaggcccggccccgcgcgcTCCCGCGGGGGCtctcccctccgccgccgccagggggcgcccgccccgcccggtcCGTCAGTCACGGGCCTctgccccgccccggccggcccccGGCTTCCTTCGCCGCACGCGGCTCCGTGAAACGCGGGGACGGCGATcgccgcggccgggcggcggccaacagcggccccgcgcccggccacATCTGCCTCAGCGCAGCAGCCAATCAGAGAGCGGCCGTGCCGGAAGCCGGTGGGATGGGGGCGCTCGCTATTGGTGGCGCGCTCTCCAATGAGAGGCGAGCTTGTAAGAGGGAGCCTCCGGCGGCAGCGGCAccacagcccggcccggcccggcaggtCGGAGGGGGCGCAGGGGGCCTCCGCGGCTCCCTGCTCGGAGCCGAGCTGGGGTCCGTGCCGGAGTCCATGCTGCTCTTCGCCGGCGCACTGCGCGCGGCGGCGGTGCCCTGTTTCGCTCGCGCAGTCGCCGTGTTTTCTTTCAGCGTTGCGCTCTCCACCCTGTctgcccggcgccgcccgcccctcaGGTACCGTGGCCTGTGGATGGTGAAGCTGGGCGGTGCCCAGGCCCGGCTGCGCGGGTGCTGCGGAGTCTCGGAGCCTGCCTGGGTTCGGTGGTTTTGCTGGTGTTTGGCCCCGCTGAAGGGGTGCCCTGTTCTCGGGGGCGAGCAGCCACCTCATGGCTGGGCCGAGAGCTCCGGGCTGCCTGGTGAGGGGGAGCTTGGAATGCGGTGTGCCGTGCAGCTGAGGGGGTGTCCCTTTTGGGCATggcagaaacaaaatttaaaactaagaTGATGCATTTAGTGTAAAACATAAAAGTGCTTGTACCATTGACCTGCGTGTGGAGGTTGGCACCCATTCAAGTATGCCCTTTTCCCTATCTGTGTTAAAGATTTTATGATCCTCAAGTAGTTTGTGGGCTGAATTGTGCTCTTGAGAACATCACCTCAGCAGTTTTTGAAAAAGCGTGGCCTGTTCTTCTAGTTATAATTTCATATTCACATCCGGAGATCAAAATGTAATGTATGagttgctttcttctttttttatctgAAACTCATTAGTTCCATCATCACCTTGCACTTACGTTACGTTGTTAAAACCTTTATGTGTTTTTGCAGAAGAGATACATTTCCCTATATGCTGGAAGTGATttttattgaattaaaaaaaacccaaaactttttaCTAAGAGCTTGTAAGTATCTTGTTTTTAGAGTGCTTTTGTAGGTTATAGACCCTTGCTGAGCTTTGAGTCTCTTTCTTAGAGTAACCCTCTTTATTTTTgtagtagttaaaaaaaaatcgaGTACAGGAAGGCTGCTTTGTGTGTTGAAGGAAATCTTTGTAGAGTTTTTAAGAGCTGGTGATCAGGCACTGTAACCCAATCTGCTGTTGTTTTATTCCTGACTGGTCTTTCACCTCCCAAAAACTCATGGCAAGATAAAATCACTAGAGAtgtcaagtatttttttttaaacttagctAGTTTGATAGTTCTAGCCTTCTCTGAAATTGAGAAACAGTGTATGTGTTATCCTACTCAGTATTgcacaaaattatattttgatgGTCACAACAACTGGTAGAGTTGTGTTGCTCAGGCTACTGGATATTTCATTCTTACTCTTAGCAGGTCTGCGACTGGATGTGAGAGCAGGGCACTTGTAAGGCTGGGTTGGTTTGTGGGTGAAGTGCCCACATATGGAGATTTAATGCACAAGCAGGCCTTCCTGTTGCATTTATGATAAATATCCTTGAGTGTTCCTTGTATACGATTAATAACTGGTCAGTGTTCCACACAGTCCGGAATGGCAGTTCTAGTTTTCAATTTCTCACTCATGCTGCGAAATCTTCATGTGTGTCTAGCAGAGCACATTGTTCTTTGTGCTTCTGTTTCAAGAAGCCAAAGGTAAAATTGAGAATTTGTTGGTCCAGACATAGGTTTGCATGATGTCTGGAAGAAGCAATACTATGTTGCTGAGGGCTGTTTTGTGGAAAAAGCCTCGTGTGTTCCACTTTCTGTAATGTACTGTGTCGGTCTGGGATTAAATAATAGGGTTTAAGCCTGAAATatgaggtgcttttttttttttttctttacagtaacATATCTGCAAACTGTTCGTCCTGTCTTCATCCTGTTAACATGTTCAACAGTTGTAATGTTAAGTTCTACCACAGCAAAGCTCTCACCTCCCCGTATCCAGGATCACACGTTGAACGGAGCCAAGTTCCTGAAGATAAAGTGGGCTGGCTGAATGAGTGGAAAGATTATAATCCCGTGGAGTACACCGCAGTGTCTGTTTTGGCTGGACCCCATTGGGCAGATCCCCAGATCAAGTGAGTGAAAATTGTGGCTCTTTTCACCTGAGAACATGGAAGCAAGAAATAGTGATCAGCTGAGTTAGTAAGACCAACAGTTTTAAATGATGTATGATTCTATAGTGATCTGTAAAAGTCAAGAACTAGAAAAATGGTGATTAGGGAACTGAATGGTTTGGATTAGCAGTGAAGGTCTTTGACATGATTTTACTGAGCTGGTGACTGGGATAAGAATAGTGTTAACTGGAATAATAGACAGCAGTTGATGCCCTGTAGTGCTTCTTCTCTGTGTTGTGAGATAAGTAAAAATCTCCTTCCTTAAGAATTTGGGATAACATTTTTGTAATATAGTTGTTTGTTCATGGATTGAATGCAAGGTGAGAAAAGAATTAAAGTAGAATTGTAGTTCTTGAGTTGAGCCCTCTGATGCAGGAAATGTGGCAGGTTGAATGCATGATTGTAATTCTCCTGTGAAAGTGTATGTTCATTTTTATTGATTCTGTGAATATATTATCTTCTCAGGGAATGCTGTATGCTTCTTAGCTAGAAGTTAGATGCATGCATATAGTGTAGGTTGTGATAATGGGAAATTAGTTCAGACCCTTCatcaatggagctggtgcagggtctggagcacaggtctgatgggaagtggctgagggaactgggggggtttagtctggagaagaggaggctgaggggagacctcctggccctctacagctccctgacaggagggtgcagagaggggggatgagtctcttgagccaaggaa of the Athene noctua chromosome 4, bAthNoc1.hap1.1, whole genome shotgun sequence genome contains:
- the LOC141960131 gene encoding estradiol 17-beta-dehydrogenase 11-like isoform X1, encoding MNPLLDVLLVLATLIYSYLEAFVKLFVPVKRKSVSGELVLITGAGHGVGRATAFEFAKRHSRLVLWDINKHGVEDTAAECERLGATVQAFVVDCSKREEIYSAAEKVKKEIGDVSILVNNAGVITAADLLSTQDHQVERMFEVNILAHIWTTRAFLPAMMNNNYGHIVTVASAAGHFVTSFMVAYCSSKFAAVGFHKALTEELSTLGKDGIKTTCLCPVFINTGFVKNPSTRLGKILEVEEVVEALMEGILTNQKMVFVPSHLSIALLSEMAAAFQSIKPSTHISLCSALNRLGCCGNSGTLHWP
- the LOC141960131 gene encoding estradiol 17-beta-dehydrogenase 11-like isoform X4, with product MNPLLDVLLVLATLIYSYLEAFVKLFVPVKRKSVSGELVLITGAGHGVGRATAFEFAKRHSRLVLWDINKHGVEDTAAECERLGATVQAFVVDCSKREEIYSAAEKVKKEIGDVSILVNNAGVITAADLLSTQDHQVERMFEVNILAHIWTTRAFLPAMMNNNYGHIVTVASAAGHFVTSFMVAYCSSKFAAVGFHKALTEELSTLGKDGIKTTCLCPVFINTGFVKNPSTRLGKILEVEEVVEALMEGILTNQKMVFVPSHLSIALLSEIIEPSWMLRQ
- the LOC141960131 gene encoding estradiol 17-beta-dehydrogenase 11-like isoform X3, translated to MNPLLDVLLVLATLIYSYLEAFVKLFVPVKRKSVSGELVLITGAGHGVGRATAFEFAKRHSRLVLWDINKHGVEDTAAECERLGATVQAFVVDCSKREEIYSAAEKVKKEIGDVSILVNNAGVITAADLLSTQDHQVERMFEVNILAHIWTTRAFLPAMMNNNYGHIVTVASAAGHFVTSFMVAYCSSKFAAVGFHKALTEELSTLGKDGIKTTCLCPVFINTGFVKNPSTRLGKILEVEEVVEALMEGILTNQKMVFVPSHLSIALLSEILRQGDTERHDS
- the LOC141960131 gene encoding estradiol 17-beta-dehydrogenase 11-like isoform X2, which translates into the protein MNPLLDVLLVLATLIYSYLEAFVKLFVPVKRKSVSGELVLITGAGHGVGRATAFEFAKRHSRLVLWDINKHGVEDTAAECERLGATVQAFVVDCSKREEIYSAAEKVKKEIGDVSILVNNAGVITAADLLSTQDHQVERMFEVNILAHIWTTRAFLPAMMNNNYGHIVTVASAAGHFVTSFMVAYCSSKFAAVGFHKALTEELSTLGKDGIKTTCLCPVFINTGFVKNPSTRLGKILEVEEVVEALMEGILTNQKMVFVPSHLSIALLSEMLFPERAVAVLKKLTDAKFDAVTGQRSAQ